The Ornithodoros turicata isolate Travis chromosome 9, ASM3712646v1, whole genome shotgun sequence genome includes a region encoding these proteins:
- the LOC135368663 gene encoding MOB kinase activator 1B isoform X1, whose amino-acid sequence MSFLFGGRSSKTFKPKKNIPEGTHQYDLMKQAAATLGSGNLRLAVMLPEGEDLNEWVAVNTVDFFNQINMLYGTITEFCTEDTCSVMSAGPKYEYHWADGQTVKKPIKCSAPKYIDYLMTWVQDQLDDETLFPSKIGVPFPKNFFSIAKTILKRLFRVYAHIYHQHFPEVVQLGEEAHLNTSFKHFIFFVQEFGLIDRRELVPLQELIEKLTSKDRDKDSNPSR is encoded by the exons ATGAGCTTCCTTTT cgGGGGACGGTCATCAAAGACATTCAAGCCCAAGAAAAATATCCCAGAGGGCAcgcaccaatatgatttaatgaAGCAGGCGGCAGCAACTTTAGGCAGTGGTAATCTTCGATTGGCTGTGATGTTACCAGAGGGTGAAGACCTGAACGAGTGGGTCGCTGTGAATA ctGTAGATTTCTTCAATCAGATCAACATGCTGTATGGCACAATCACTGAATTCTgcacagaagacacgtgttCTGTGATGTCTGCCGGTCCCAAGTACGAGTACCACTGGGCTGACGGCCAGACTGTCAAAAAGCCCATCAAGTGTTCAGCTCCTAAGTACATCGACTACCTCATGACGTGGGTACAAGACCAGCTGGATGATGAAACACTCTTCCCTTCCAAGATAG GTGTGCCATTTCCCAAGAATTTCTTCTCGATTGCAAAGACAATCCTGAAGCGCCTGTTCCGCGTTTACGCACACATCTACCACCAGCATTTCCCTGAAGTGGTCCAGTTAGGAGAAGAAGCTCATCTCAACACGAGCTTCAAACATTTCATCTTCTTTGTCCAGGAATTTGGCCTTATAGACCGCCGTGAACTGGTTCCTCTTCAGGAGCTCATTGAGAAGCTCACGAGCAAAGATCGGGACAAGGACAGCAATCCGTCGCGCTGA
- the LOC135368663 gene encoding MOB kinase activator 1B isoform X2 yields the protein MKQAAATLGSGNLRLAVMLPEGEDLNEWVAVNTVDFFNQINMLYGTITEFCTEDTCSVMSAGPKYEYHWADGQTVKKPIKCSAPKYIDYLMTWVQDQLDDETLFPSKIGVPFPKNFFSIAKTILKRLFRVYAHIYHQHFPEVVQLGEEAHLNTSFKHFIFFVQEFGLIDRRELVPLQELIEKLTSKDRDKDSNPSR from the exons atgaAGCAGGCGGCAGCAACTTTAGGCAGTGGTAATCTTCGATTGGCTGTGATGTTACCAGAGGGTGAAGACCTGAACGAGTGGGTCGCTGTGAATA ctGTAGATTTCTTCAATCAGATCAACATGCTGTATGGCACAATCACTGAATTCTgcacagaagacacgtgttCTGTGATGTCTGCCGGTCCCAAGTACGAGTACCACTGGGCTGACGGCCAGACTGTCAAAAAGCCCATCAAGTGTTCAGCTCCTAAGTACATCGACTACCTCATGACGTGGGTACAAGACCAGCTGGATGATGAAACACTCTTCCCTTCCAAGATAG GTGTGCCATTTCCCAAGAATTTCTTCTCGATTGCAAAGACAATCCTGAAGCGCCTGTTCCGCGTTTACGCACACATCTACCACCAGCATTTCCCTGAAGTGGTCCAGTTAGGAGAAGAAGCTCATCTCAACACGAGCTTCAAACATTTCATCTTCTTTGTCCAGGAATTTGGCCTTATAGACCGCCGTGAACTGGTTCCTCTTCAGGAGCTCATTGAGAAGCTCACGAGCAAAGATCGGGACAAGGACAGCAATCCGTCGCGCTGA
- the LOC135369458 gene encoding DNA-directed RNA polymerase II subunit RPB11-a-like — protein MNAPPAFESFLLFDGEKKVSIERDRKVPNAAIFTINKEDHTLANMIRAQLLKDPCVVFAGYKLPHPLEHKFVIRVQTTPDSSPQEAFSNAITDLISELSLLEERFKEAIFAARDAALID, from the coding sequence ATGAATGCTCCGCCAGCTTTTGAGTCGTTCCTGCTCTTTGACGGTGAGAAAAAGGTGAGCATCGAAAGGGACCGGAAGGTGCCGAATGCCGCAATCTTTACAATTAACAAGGAAGATCATACGCTGGCCAACATGATCAGAGCCCAACTTCTGAAGGATCCTTGCGTCGTATTTGCTGGATACAAGCTACCCCACCCCCTGGAACACAAGTTCGTCATTAGGGTGCAGACCACACCGGACAGCTCGCCTCAAGAGGCGTTTTCCAATGCCATCACCGATCTTATCAGTGAGCTATCTCTTCTGGAAGAACGGTTCAAGGAAGCCATCTTCGCTGCGCGGGATGCTGCGCTAATTGACTGA